The following DNA comes from Papaver somniferum cultivar HN1 unplaced genomic scaffold, ASM357369v1 unplaced-scaffold_99, whole genome shotgun sequence.
AAGACATTAGGACCACTCACGTGGCAGTGAACGATGAGACACATGCCCTCCTTCACCCTTTTCCACTCAGCAACCACATCATCATTGTTGTACCATCCCTTCAACTGCAAATGAATAACAAAACATAGGATCCACGTAAATACATTACTATTTAAAATACGGCAACAAGCGTGTACAAATAGCAGATGATGAAGGGTAGGCACTAGGCACCAAGCAGACATACAAAATTATCTGGTCAGTAATTGAGACAAACTAAGGCGAGTTTTGCCCTTCAATCATCTACTTAAGAGTTTAAGATCAAATACTAGATTATGTTTCTGTCGGGCAAAAAATCAACCCTTACAAAGTCATTCCTATAACCAATACTGACATGCCAATTACTCCAACCTCCGTAAGGGTTAAAAGAAGGCTGGTCATCCACTCAAGACCTAAAATGCAtaaaaattgaaacaaattttGCAACTTACACCGAACTACCCCAAATAGAACATCCCTACTTTTGAAGGAACATGAACTATTGGCATTTCAACACAAATTAGCAGTCAACTATTTCCCTGCCAATCGATACATTTTTTCTGAGCAATTGATACTTCACCCAATCACACAAACGATTCAGAACCACATCTGATGTTAAAGTCAGATCAGTTGATTAATATCATGTGATATTAGCAGCAAAAAAAGTAGTATATTTAAAATGTACCTGGTCAAGGGTGATGGCATTGGAGATTGTTAAGGTGAGATTGGCAGTTAGGTCACAGTGAGTGAGAGTATAAGTTCTTGGGTAGTCATTTGTTAAGCTACTCATCTGCTTATAACTATTATTATTCTCCATGAACACTACCTCTTGATCTCCCACCAGTACTACCTTCAATTTTGATGCTTCAAATCTTGCTGGAGGACCCAATAGCCTAGCAGCCTAACAATGAACAACAATACAGTTAAACCTCCCACAATTACTTAGCTAAAACAAACATTAATAGAGAGAGATTGTGTATACCTGGAAAACAAGAGGGTTGTAAGAAGTGGAGTAATTTGTTGGTGATCTCTCAGTTAGAGAAGAAGAGATAAATTTAACTGTTTTAATGTTATTTTTCTTCACTAGTCTCTTAGTAAAAGATGTAaaagttgaagatgatgaagaagaagaaggtgaatagcTGCTGCAGGCCATGGAAAAAATTGAACACACATTAATCAGCTACAAAATCATCATctccaaacaaacaaacaaaaaatccttctttcaaATTAATCTTGTAACTTCCCAATCATCTAATCATCTTCATGAACAACAAACCAGCAGCACCAGGAATTGTCCTCTTCAATCATTCAGTGTTTTGAGTTTGAGAGGGAGAGAGAAAGGGTGCTCCTGCCTGGTTAGTGGTAGTTTGTGATGGGAATATACAAAAAATGTGTGGACTGAATTTTGGTATACTTGAGTTGAGAAAATCTAAATAGCAAAATACGGAAACCACACATCTTTTAATGGTGTGTGTGTGTCAGTGTGTGTATGTTTTCATATTTTGTCATTTTTTCTTTTGGCCTTTGGAATTGTTGAGTGAGTTTTGGAGTGCCTGTGTAGAGAAGAGATATAGCTAATGACACGTACGTTGCTTATACAATTTGGATGACTTGAGGATAATGTTTGTAAGCAACTGTGAATGAAGTGGCATCAGACTGGCCTCTAGAGTTTAATAAAATTGCCGATGTCAATGTAGTACCGTCAAATAAATACCAGTGATCTGAGTTTGAAACTCGTCAAGTATTAAATTCTTTATTGAtcaagaaaaaaacaacaacaaagtttTTAGAGAAAAATTGACCCTGCCCCAGTTCATATGAAAAAGTGCTAAACAAACCAATTGTGGTTCTTCTTCTGCAATGAAAACAAACCAATGTTGAACTTTTCCTAATTCAGTGGTAGAGCTATAGTGATTTCCTATATGATAAGCATACCCACGTAAGTAATGGTGTATCTCCaaatgattaaaactataagtcataCAACAACAGAACACTAGAGTTACCTAATGGCTTGTTCACATGCACTCAACTTGGAAAATTGAGATGCTCTAATAGTTGGGATTGC
Coding sequences within:
- the LOC113346460 gene encoding protein STAY-GREEN LIKE, chloroplastic-like produces the protein MACSSYSPSSSSSSSTFTSFTKRLVKKNNIKTVKFISSSLTERSPTNYSTSYNPLVFQAARLLGPPARFEASKLKVVLVGDQEVVFMENNNSYKQMSSLTNDYPRTYTLTHCDLTANLTLTISNAITLDQLKGWYNNDDVVAEWKRVKEGMCLIVHCHVSGPNVLMDVAAEFRYLIFKKEMPLVIQAIQYGDSMFIEQHPELMDALVWVYFHSSSKKYNRVECWGALKNAAQGKQESQLQSSISSGNNSKEGEGRHHFLGKWGSSKAIFQALFTFLL